A single window of Sphingobacterium sp. ML3W DNA harbors:
- a CDS encoding IS3 family transposase, whose product MQNLFPKIGIGNLCKLFGKSRHAYYDHLWRSRASNFVDDIILQEVLKIREYLPRVGVRKLHFMLSPILASHNIEVGRDYLFDLIGSHGLLVRTRRRNVKTTNSRHHLRKYPNIIKELVISRPEELWVSDITYIRLIDKWGYLSLVTDAYSRKIMGYCFREDMTTIGCVRALEMAVNNREWIDLPLIHHSDRGTQYCSTLYVEQLRSNKIAVSMTENGSPYENALAERVNGILKNEFEFYTKKLSFPEMCLYIDKSIDSYNNIRPHSSCDYLTPSEAHRQNVALRKRWKAYSKNYDVTEKELMELTNEEDLHSSSEIITFDEYAV is encoded by the coding sequence CTGCAGAACTTATTTCCAAAAATAGGGATAGGTAATTTATGCAAACTGTTTGGCAAGAGTCGTCATGCTTATTATGATCACCTTTGGCGCTCACGTGCGTCTAATTTTGTAGATGATATTATTTTACAGGAGGTTTTGAAGATACGTGAATATTTACCACGAGTAGGTGTACGCAAGCTTCATTTCATGTTGTCACCTATTTTAGCTTCTCATAATATAGAAGTTGGCCGAGATTATTTATTCGATTTGATCGGTTCGCATGGTCTCTTAGTTCGCACGCGACGGCGTAACGTGAAGACAACGAACTCTCGTCATCATCTACGCAAATATCCCAATATCATAAAAGAGTTAGTAATTAGTCGGCCAGAAGAGTTGTGGGTTAGTGATATTACCTATATTAGGCTTATAGATAAATGGGGATACCTTAGTCTTGTTACTGATGCTTATTCTCGAAAAATCATGGGCTATTGCTTTCGTGAGGATATGACTACGATAGGTTGTGTGAGAGCCCTTGAAATGGCAGTGAACAATAGAGAATGGATAGATTTACCTCTTATCCATCATTCTGACCGAGGAACTCAGTATTGTAGTACATTATATGTAGAACAGTTAAGATCCAATAAAATAGCTGTTAGTATGACTGAAAATGGAAGTCCTTACGAAAATGCATTGGCAGAACGTGTTAATGGGATACTAAAAAATGAATTTGAATTTTATACCAAAAAACTATCATTTCCCGAGATGTGCTTATATATTGATAAGAGCATTGATTCATATAATAATATTAGACCTCATAGCAGCTGTGATTATCTCACACCATCTGAAGCTCATCGCCAGAATGTGGCATTGAGGAAAAGATGGAAAGCATATTCTAAAAATTACGACGTTACCGAAAAAGAACTTATGGAATTGACAAATGAAGAAGATTTACATTCTTCGAGTGAAATTATTACATTTGACGAATATGCTGTATAG
- a CDS encoding thioredoxin family protein has product MKRFELIILMVLLLGSIVTAQTKSYTIEDIDSVMLVEKKPILILLSTDWCKYCQMQKKQLEKNKVFLKQTDNFYYVIFNAERKDSIVFHNESFQYKPKGLSSGIHELALALNGSENIAFPTWIMLDSNYQVVLRNSGMLRSVQIQELLEAIEKF; this is encoded by the coding sequence GTGAAGAGATTTGAATTAATTATTTTGATGGTTTTGTTATTGGGCAGTATAGTTACTGCCCAAACAAAATCCTATACTATCGAAGATATAGATAGTGTTATGCTCGTTGAAAAAAAACCAATACTCATATTGCTTTCTACCGATTGGTGTAAATACTGCCAGATGCAGAAAAAGCAATTGGAAAAGAATAAAGTGTTTCTGAAACAAACTGACAACTTCTATTATGTCATATTCAATGCTGAACGCAAAGATTCCATTGTATTTCACAATGAATCGTTTCAATATAAGCCAAAAGGATTGTCTTCCGGTATTCACGAACTTGCCCTAGCATTGAACGGATCAGAGAATATTGCCTTTCCCACTTGGATAATGCTGGATAGCAATTATCAGGTAGTTTTAAGGAACAGCGGTATGCTAAGGTCTGTGCAAATACAAGAATTACTTGAAGCTATTGAAAAATTCTGA
- a CDS encoding TonB-dependent receptor — protein MKHLLSIVFILFSVCAIAQTGQISGKISDTQGATLKAASVHIRKLKIGASSDDSGNYVLEKVPYGSWEVEVKYIGFNIYKELITIDSESVSKDFILEEKSDELEEVVISGTMKEVSKLESPVPVEAYTSKFFKANPTPSLFDALQNINGVRPQLNCNVCNTGDIHINGLEGPYTMILIDGMPIVSGLSTVYGLSGIPQALIDRVEIVKGPASTLYGSEAVGGLINVITKRPGNAPLLSVDAFGTSWGEVNTDIAAKFNAGKKAQSLVGVSYFNYSNPIDNNNDNFTDVTLQNRISVFNKWNFDRKDNRIFTLAGRYVYEDRWGGEMNWEKKYRGGDEVYGESIYTSRWELFGTYQLPVKEKILFQFSANGHDQNSVYGDVPYMADQKIGFGQLTWFKTLGKHDFLTGLTYRYTYYDDNTPATADVNDLDKNKPTHTKLPGLFVQDEITINDNNKVLLGMRYDYNSLHGSILTPRINYKWNSSDRNNVLRLSFGNGYRVANVFTEDHAALTGSREVIFNNDLNPETSWNGNVNFVKKIYAGSTFIGLDATAFYTYFNNKIIADYDTDPNKIIYDNLDGHAISQGISLNVDVVFPFGLKILAGATVMDVYSKEEGEKTRQLFTEKYTGVWNIGYTFKSIGVTVDYTGNLYGPMRLPLLSDTDPRSEKSPLWSIQNIQLTKKIANNIEVYGGVKNLLNWTPPANSIARANDPFDKNVQFDANGQAMVTPDNPYGLTFDPAYVYGPNQGIRGFLGLRYNLF, from the coding sequence ATGAAACATTTACTCAGTATAGTCTTTATACTATTCTCTGTCTGTGCAATAGCACAAACAGGTCAGATATCCGGTAAGATATCGGATACACAAGGTGCAACGCTAAAAGCAGCATCGGTGCATATTCGAAAACTAAAGATAGGCGCATCATCTGATGACAGCGGAAATTATGTATTGGAAAAGGTTCCCTATGGATCGTGGGAAGTAGAAGTTAAGTATATTGGCTTCAATATCTACAAAGAGCTCATCACTATCGACAGCGAATCAGTTTCCAAGGATTTTATTCTTGAAGAAAAATCAGATGAATTAGAAGAGGTGGTGATTTCGGGAACGATGAAAGAGGTTTCTAAATTGGAAAGCCCTGTACCTGTAGAAGCTTACACGTCAAAGTTTTTCAAAGCAAATCCTACACCATCCTTATTTGATGCCCTACAGAACATAAATGGAGTACGTCCGCAATTGAACTGTAACGTATGTAATACAGGTGACATCCATATCAACGGATTGGAAGGTCCATATACGATGATATTAATAGATGGTATGCCTATCGTGAGCGGGCTTTCTACCGTATATGGGTTAAGTGGTATTCCACAGGCACTCATCGACCGTGTAGAAATTGTAAAAGGTCCTGCGTCAACACTCTACGGTAGCGAAGCTGTAGGCGGATTAATCAATGTAATCACAAAACGTCCTGGAAACGCACCTCTTCTTTCTGTAGATGCTTTTGGTACAAGTTGGGGAGAAGTAAACACAGACATTGCGGCAAAATTTAATGCGGGAAAAAAGGCGCAATCGCTGGTAGGCGTAAGCTACTTCAATTATAGTAATCCAATTGATAATAATAATGATAATTTCACAGATGTAACACTTCAAAACCGCATATCAGTTTTCAATAAATGGAATTTTGACAGAAAAGACAATCGTATCTTTACATTAGCAGGACGTTATGTGTATGAAGATCGTTGGGGTGGAGAAATGAATTGGGAAAAAAAGTATAGAGGTGGAGATGAAGTGTATGGTGAGAGTATTTATACGAGTCGTTGGGAGCTTTTTGGAACTTACCAGCTACCTGTGAAAGAAAAAATCCTGTTCCAATTTAGTGCCAATGGACATGACCAGAATTCAGTGTATGGTGATGTGCCCTATATGGCTGATCAAAAAATCGGTTTTGGTCAGTTAACGTGGTTCAAAACTTTAGGTAAACACGATTTTCTAACCGGCTTAACTTACCGCTATACTTATTATGATGACAATACACCCGCTACAGCAGACGTAAATGATTTAGATAAAAATAAACCTACACATACAAAGCTACCTGGATTGTTTGTACAGGATGAAATTACTATTAATGACAATAATAAAGTCTTGCTGGGTATGCGATACGATTATAATTCGCTACACGGAAGCATTCTTACGCCCCGTATCAACTACAAATGGAATTCGTCCGACAGAAATAATGTATTACGCTTGAGCTTTGGTAATGGTTACAGGGTAGCTAACGTATTTACGGAAGACCACGCAGCCTTGACCGGATCAAGAGAGGTAATTTTTAATAATGATTTAAACCCCGAAACTTCTTGGAATGGGAATGTGAATTTTGTGAAGAAAATATATGCAGGAAGCACATTTATAGGTTTGGATGCGACAGCTTTCTATACCTATTTCAACAATAAGATTATTGCTGACTATGACACAGACCCTAACAAAATCATTTATGACAATCTCGACGGTCACGCCATATCACAAGGTATTTCATTGAATGTAGATGTTGTATTCCCTTTTGGTTTGAAAATATTGGCTGGCGCAACCGTAATGGATGTTTATAGCAAGGAAGAGGGTGAAAAAACAAGACAATTATTTACGGAGAAATATACAGGTGTATGGAATATTGGGTATACATTTAAAAGCATCGGAGTTACTGTAGATTACACAGGAAACTTGTACGGTCCAATGCGTTTACCATTATTGAGCGATACCGACCCTCGAAGTGAAAAGTCACCTTTGTGGAGTATCCAGAATATACAGTTAACAAAAAAAATAGCAAATAATATAGAAGTATACGGTGGTGTCAAGAACCTATTGAACTGGACACCTCCTGCTAATAGCATTGCGAGAGCTAATGATCCTTTCGATAAAAATGTACAATTTGACGCTAACGGGCAAGCGATGGTAACCCCAGACAATCCTTATGGTCTGACATTTGACCCTGCTTATGTGTATGGTCCAAATCAAGGGATAAGAGGGTTTTTAGGTTTACGTTACAATTTGTTTTAA
- a CDS encoding metal-dependent transcriptional regulator — protein sequence MISQTEENYLKVLYNLTSLKGEASVNDISKQLDIKMPTVNSMMKRLAEKKLVVYESYKPLKMTAAGKKQAALIIRKHRLTEMYLVEKMGFGWENVHNIAEQIEHIQAPEFFEKMDELLGYPKVDPHGSPIPDTDGHIASDHYLKLSDCRPGDVVTFMAVQPSSEELLKFLNSRVLSLGTDIKILQIETFDNSMRVSYTGKQNEMLSNQVCEKLLVRKKTKK from the coding sequence ATGATATCACAGACAGAAGAAAATTATTTGAAGGTTTTATACAACTTGACGAGTTTGAAAGGTGAGGCCAGCGTCAATGACATCAGTAAACAGCTAGATATTAAAATGCCTACTGTAAATAGTATGATGAAACGGCTTGCTGAAAAGAAACTCGTCGTTTACGAAAGCTATAAACCGCTTAAAATGACCGCTGCGGGCAAGAAACAGGCGGCTCTTATCATACGCAAACATAGATTGACAGAAATGTACCTGGTAGAGAAAATGGGATTTGGCTGGGAAAATGTCCATAACATAGCCGAGCAAATCGAACACATCCAAGCACCGGAGTTTTTTGAGAAGATGGACGAACTATTGGGATATCCTAAAGTGGACCCACACGGTTCTCCGATACCGGATACAGATGGTCATATTGCCTCTGATCATTATTTGAAATTAAGTGATTGCAGACCGGGAGATGTGGTTACTTTTATGGCCGTACAGCCTTCCTCCGAAGAATTACTGAAATTTCTCAATAGCCGTGTGTTATCTTTAGGAACCGATATCAAAATTTTGCAAATAGAAACTTTCGACAATAGTATGCGTGTCAGTTATACAGGTAAGCAAAACGAAATGTTGAGCAATCAGGTCTGCGAAAAGTTACTCGTGAGAAAAAAAACAAAAAAATAG